From a region of the Nonlabens dokdonensis DSW-6 genome:
- a CDS encoding glycoside hydrolase family 3 N-terminal domain-containing protein encodes MKFKYALRLFVVVAFAKAYTSQAQLNSNTPLISNDSIAQKQWVDSVYNSLSQKEKIGQLFMVDLFSNKGKAHVDKVRKLVTDHKIGGIIFSKGGPVQQAYLTNELQEKSKTKMLIAMDAEWGLAMRLDSTYAFPWNMTLGATPGKQSSYEVGKRIGEHCKRLGVHINFAPDVDINTNPLNPIIGNRSFGEDMNNVTDKASAFMNGMQSTGTLACAKHFPGHGDTDTDSHKTLPTVDFSAERIDSVELYPYKRLIDKGMASVMVAHLNIPSLEPRPGYPTSISEKVVTDLLKTKLGFNGLIFTDALNMKGASNFSAPGEIDLQAFKAGNDVLLISEDVPKSIEKIQAAIEAGELTEERLEHSVKKILMSKYVVGLHNYEPVQIPQLVEDLNTEKDDVVYENAISAAVTVLKNKSDILPIKNLETKKIAYVELGDDSGTVFLNELNKYTQVDQVKSTQLDGLLKNLEKYNTVIIGLHRSNENPWKSYKLKEKELTWLYEISRKHDVIFDGFVRPYMLEQLKTIENLEGIIMSYQNSEWSQKVSAQIIFGARDAVGTLPVSSGLFKVNEGIKVENIKRLSYGSNPSSVGFDSKMVSKIDSIAMHTINGKGAPGIQILVARRGKVVLDKTYGYHTYDKKDAVKSNDVYDIASVTKILATLPLVMELEENNVISLDDAISKLDTDLKSTNKEQITVKQMLSHYGRLKPWIPFYVYTLDSITNKPSPLFYSSGSKSSFNIPVADRLFANATVQDRMYNQIKESELRDKLEYKYSDLPYYIMKRYIEKHYNKNLDELTQNHFYSSLGMNRTGYLPLNKFPKKEIIPTEDDKTFRNQLIHGYVHDQGAAMQGGIGGHAGIFSTTNDVAKMMQMYLQGGTYGGRQYLKQETIDKFNTCYYCENDVRRGVGFDKPQLEDSGPTCGCVGRSSFGHSGFTGAYTWADPEEEIVYVFLSNRVHPDADNRFIIQENIRTNIQQIIYDSIID; translated from the coding sequence ATGAAATTTAAATATGCTTTAAGGCTTTTTGTGGTTGTAGCTTTCGCGAAAGCGTACACATCACAAGCTCAATTAAACAGCAACACTCCTTTAATATCAAATGATTCTATCGCACAAAAACAATGGGTGGATAGTGTTTACAATAGTTTATCTCAGAAAGAAAAAATAGGTCAATTATTCATGGTGGACTTGTTTTCTAATAAGGGAAAAGCACATGTGGACAAAGTGAGAAAACTAGTTACCGATCATAAAATAGGTGGAATCATCTTCTCTAAAGGTGGACCAGTGCAACAAGCATATCTAACAAATGAACTGCAAGAAAAGTCCAAGACTAAAATGCTCATTGCGATGGATGCAGAATGGGGACTTGCAATGAGACTGGACAGTACGTATGCTTTTCCTTGGAACATGACGCTAGGAGCGACGCCAGGTAAGCAATCTAGTTATGAAGTAGGTAAACGTATAGGAGAACATTGTAAACGGTTAGGAGTTCACATCAATTTTGCACCAGATGTTGATATTAATACAAATCCGCTGAATCCTATTATAGGAAATAGAAGTTTTGGAGAAGACATGAATAATGTTACTGATAAAGCAAGTGCATTTATGAATGGTATGCAAAGTACGGGAACGCTCGCTTGTGCTAAACACTTTCCAGGTCATGGAGATACAGATACCGATAGCCATAAGACATTACCTACTGTAGATTTCAGTGCAGAGCGCATCGATAGTGTAGAATTATATCCTTATAAGAGGCTTATTGATAAAGGTATGGCCAGTGTGATGGTGGCTCATTTAAATATCCCTAGTCTAGAGCCCAGACCAGGATATCCTACCAGCATTAGTGAAAAAGTTGTTACAGACTTATTGAAAACCAAGTTAGGATTCAACGGATTGATTTTTACAGATGCTTTAAATATGAAAGGAGCCAGTAACTTTAGCGCTCCTGGAGAGATAGATTTGCAAGCTTTTAAAGCTGGAAATGATGTATTGCTAATTTCTGAAGACGTACCCAAATCAATTGAAAAAATTCAAGCAGCGATTGAGGCAGGAGAACTAACAGAAGAGCGACTGGAGCATTCGGTTAAAAAGATCTTGATGTCTAAGTATGTGGTTGGGCTTCACAATTATGAGCCAGTTCAAATCCCACAATTAGTTGAAGACCTCAATACAGAGAAGGATGATGTGGTTTATGAAAATGCTATTTCTGCGGCAGTTACTGTTTTGAAAAATAAAAGCGATATCCTTCCTATTAAGAATTTAGAAACTAAAAAAATTGCTTATGTAGAATTAGGCGATGACTCTGGAACGGTGTTTTTAAATGAGTTGAATAAATATACTCAGGTAGATCAAGTGAAAAGTACTCAACTAGACGGTTTGCTTAAAAATCTGGAAAAATATAATACGGTTATCATCGGATTACACAGAAGTAATGAAAACCCATGGAAATCTTACAAATTAAAAGAAAAGGAACTAACCTGGCTCTACGAGATTTCACGTAAGCACGATGTGATTTTTGACGGATTTGTAAGACCATACATGCTGGAGCAACTCAAGACTATTGAAAACTTAGAAGGTATCATAATGTCTTATCAAAATAGCGAATGGAGTCAGAAGGTGAGCGCTCAAATTATTTTTGGAGCTCGTGATGCTGTTGGAACCTTGCCTGTAAGCTCTGGACTATTTAAGGTAAATGAAGGGATTAAAGTGGAGAATATTAAACGACTTAGTTATGGAAGTAACCCTTCTAGTGTTGGCTTTGATTCTAAAATGGTATCAAAAATAGATAGTATAGCAATGCATACTATCAATGGTAAAGGTGCACCAGGAATACAAATTCTTGTAGCAAGAAGAGGCAAGGTCGTTCTAGATAAAACCTATGGTTATCATACCTATGATAAAAAAGATGCCGTTAAAAGTAATGACGTTTATGATATTGCATCAGTAACTAAGATTCTAGCAACTTTACCATTAGTAATGGAACTAGAAGAGAATAACGTCATTTCTTTAGACGATGCCATCTCAAAACTTGATACAGACCTTAAAAGCACTAATAAAGAGCAAATTACTGTTAAACAGATGCTCTCTCACTATGGAAGACTCAAGCCTTGGATTCCGTTTTATGTTTATACTCTAGATTCTATAACTAACAAGCCATCACCGCTGTTTTATAGTTCTGGTTCTAAATCTAGTTTCAATATTCCAGTGGCCGATAGGTTATTTGCTAATGCGACTGTTCAAGACAGAATGTATAATCAGATTAAAGAAAGTGAGTTAAGAGATAAATTAGAATACAAGTACAGTGATTTACCTTACTATATAATGAAAAGGTATATAGAAAAACACTACAATAAAAACCTTGATGAACTCACACAGAATCATTTTTACAGTTCCTTGGGGATGAATCGTACTGGTTATTTGCCATTAAATAAATTCCCTAAAAAAGAAATCATTCCTACTGAAGATGACAAAACCTTTAGAAATCAATTGATTCATGGTTATGTGCATGATCAAGGTGCTGCTATGCAAGGTGGAATAGGTGGACACGCAGGAATATTCTCTACCACAAATGATGTTGCAAAAATGATGCAAATGTATTTACAAGGAGGTACATACGGTGGTAGACAATACCTTAAGCAAGAAACCATTGATAAATTTAATACTTGTTATTATTGTGAAAATGATGTGAGACGCGGCGTAGGCTTTGATAAACCTCAATTAGAAGATTCTGGACCTACTTGCGGTTGCGTAGGTAGAAGTAGCTTCGGTCATAGTGGTTTTACAGGAGCTTATACTTGGGCAGATCCAGAAGAGGAAATAGTTTATGTGTTTCTTTCTAACAGAGTACATCCAGATGCTGATAACAGGTTTATTATTCAAGAAAATATAAGAACTAATATTCAGCAAATAATCTATGACTCGATCATAGACTAA
- the bshA gene encoding N-acetyl-alpha-D-glucosaminyl L-malate synthase BshA translates to MKLAIVCYPTFGGSGVVATMLGTALAERGHEVHFVTYKQPVRLELLSRNIFFHEVNVEEYPLFHYQPYDLALSSKLVNVVQEYGIELLHVHYAIPHAYAGYMAQQMLKDHGITLPMVTTLHGTDITLVGNHPVYKPSVTFSINHSDVVTSVSASLKNDTIELFDITKHIDVVPNFIDMSQYKTEFKDCDRTIMAFPQERIITHISNMRPVKRIMDVVKVFEKIEKEIPSILIMVGDGPERFAAEEYANKAGLKLKIKWVGNSTEIDRILCFSDLFLLPSEKESFGLAALEAMANRTPVISTNTGGLPEVNEDGVSGFTCSVGDIDGMAAKAIKILQEDHVLDTFKNAAFAKAEQYDILKIIPQYEKLYETVLASSHDS, encoded by the coding sequence ATGAAACTAGCTATAGTTTGTTATCCTACCTTCGGAGGAAGTGGAGTAGTGGCTACCATGCTCGGTACTGCACTTGCAGAGAGAGGACATGAAGTACATTTTGTTACCTACAAGCAACCAGTACGACTAGAATTGCTTTCTAGAAATATATTTTTTCATGAAGTAAATGTAGAGGAATATCCATTATTTCATTATCAACCTTATGACCTAGCACTTTCTAGTAAATTAGTAAATGTAGTTCAAGAATATGGTATCGAATTATTACATGTACATTATGCGATACCACATGCTTATGCCGGCTATATGGCGCAGCAAATGCTCAAGGATCATGGAATTACCTTACCCATGGTAACTACACTTCATGGAACTGATATAACTTTGGTAGGTAACCATCCAGTTTATAAACCTTCTGTTACTTTTAGTATTAATCATAGTGATGTGGTTACCTCTGTATCTGCTAGTTTAAAAAATGACACAATAGAGCTTTTTGATATTACTAAACATATAGATGTAGTTCCTAACTTTATCGATATGTCTCAATATAAAACCGAATTCAAAGACTGTGATCGTACGATCATGGCATTCCCGCAGGAGCGTATTATTACACATATCAGTAACATGCGACCAGTGAAACGCATTATGGATGTAGTTAAAGTCTTTGAAAAAATAGAAAAGGAAATCCCTTCGATCTTAATTATGGTAGGCGATGGGCCAGAACGTTTTGCGGCAGAAGAATATGCCAACAAAGCAGGATTAAAATTGAAGATCAAATGGGTAGGAAACAGTACTGAAATAGATCGTATTCTCTGTTTTTCTGATTTGTTTTTACTACCATCTGAGAAAGAAAGCTTTGGACTGGCAGCTTTGGAGGCTATGGCAAATCGTACGCCAGTTATTTCAACTAACACAGGTGGATTGCCAGAAGTAAATGAGGACGGCGTTTCTGGTTTTACTTGCTCCGTTGGTGATATAGATGGAATGGCTGCAAAAGCTATTAAAATATTACAAGAAGATCACGTTCTTGATACGTTTAAGAATGCCGCTTTCGCGAAAGCGGAACAATACGACATATTAAAAATAATACCACAATATGAGAAATTATATGAAACTGTGCTTGCTAGCTCTCACGATTCTTAG
- a CDS encoding protease complex subunit PrcB family protein translates to MKDLTLKTSTEEFVVFMEDSNTNIMEQTTMIISSQKELETFFTVFNATKNPKVDLPIVDFKNQSVLVAGMGQKSSGGYSFQEPEVVNKKTKTYNFKVISPGPKDLVTMSLTTPGMIVIANQPAEKVKINLVD, encoded by the coding sequence ATGAAAGATCTAACTCTCAAAACCAGTACTGAGGAATTTGTAGTTTTTATGGAGGATAGCAATACCAATATTATGGAACAAACAACCATGATAATAAGTTCTCAAAAAGAGTTAGAAACTTTTTTTACCGTGTTTAATGCAACTAAAAATCCCAAGGTAGATTTGCCAATTGTTGATTTTAAAAATCAAAGTGTTCTCGTTGCTGGAATGGGGCAAAAATCATCTGGCGGCTACTCATTTCAGGAACCTGAAGTAGTAAACAAAAAAACCAAAACTTATAACTTCAAGGTAATCTCACCTGGACCAAAAGATCTGGTAACAATGTCGCTCACGACTCCAGGAATGATCGTTATTGCAAATCAGCCAGCAGAAAAGGTTAAAATAAACCTTGTTGATTAA
- a CDS encoding NUDIX domain-containing protein — translation MKHKINKEELVFNDFLKIYKAEVTHDSFNSENSITSTRLALDRGNAIAVLLYEKDTDSFLFIKQYRYPSSRHGHSWMIEIPAGAIDEKETAHEAAIREVKEEIGYQVSELEFIVEYFPSPGMLSEQISIFYGEVTTKQKTSKGGGSISEKEDIQLIKIPKSEIKEKLQNNYFHNSISIISLQWYLLNS, via the coding sequence ATGAAACATAAAATCAACAAAGAAGAACTCGTTTTTAATGATTTCCTGAAAATTTATAAAGCTGAAGTTACCCACGACAGTTTTAATAGTGAAAATTCTATCACCTCTACTCGCTTAGCCTTAGATCGTGGTAACGCTATTGCTGTTTTATTATACGAAAAAGATACCGATAGCTTTTTATTTATAAAACAGTACCGTTATCCTAGTTCTAGACATGGTCATTCCTGGATGATCGAAATTCCTGCAGGTGCAATTGATGAGAAGGAAACAGCTCATGAGGCTGCCATTAGAGAAGTGAAAGAAGAAATAGGTTATCAAGTCAGTGAATTAGAATTTATTGTAGAGTATTTCCCGTCACCAGGAATGCTATCTGAGCAAATTAGTATTTTCTATGGAGAAGTAACAACTAAACAAAAAACCTCCAAAGGTGGAGGATCTATTTCTGAAAAAGAGGATATTCAACTCATTAAAATTCCCAAGTCTGAAATTAAAGAGAAATTACAAAACAATTATTTTCATAATTCCATAAGTATCATTAGCTTACAATGGTATTTATTAAACTCATAA
- a CDS encoding nucleotidyl transferase AbiEii/AbiGii toxin family protein: MIAGWDEHIKQFLFLADKHKVKMILVGGGAVYFHGYQRHSADIDFWIDTNETNLAQLVKVFQDLDYDINEFPNQVKNQEQNISIKFTPSSLNLELITKFSVNRPFDDVFKDCELVEVIDEKVLRWRVMSFDDLITSKIKVGRPKDLLDIQELKRIRDKDL; encoded by the coding sequence ATGATTGCAGGATGGGACGAACATATCAAACAATTTTTATTTCTAGCAGATAAGCACAAAGTTAAAATGATTCTAGTTGGTGGTGGAGCAGTATACTTCCATGGTTATCAAAGGCACTCTGCTGATATTGATTTCTGGATCGACACAAATGAAACCAATTTAGCTCAATTAGTAAAGGTTTTTCAAGATCTAGATTATGATATCAACGAGTTCCCAAATCAGGTCAAAAATCAAGAACAAAATATATCTATCAAATTTACACCGTCAAGCCTTAATTTAGAATTAATAACGAAATTCTCTGTAAATCGACCTTTTGATGATGTTTTTAAAGATTGTGAACTAGTTGAAGTAATTGATGAGAAAGTTTTGCGATGGAGAGTCATGTCTTTTGATGATTTGATAACTAGTAAAATAAAAGTTGGGAGACCTAAAGATTTGCTTGATATTCAAGAGTTAAAACGAATTAGGGATAAAGATTTATGA